One window from the genome of Bartonella sp. WD16.2 encodes:
- the lepB gene encoding signal peptidase I, whose amino-acid sequence MSQKEKVQKKKEKGGVFELISVLIQALFLAILIRTLFFQPFTIPSGSMRPTLLVGDYLFVSKYAYGYSRFSIPFSPPIFSGRIWASQPERGDVVVFRLPSNPDVDYIKRVVGLPGDYVQVRQGVLYINDKAVSRQLMGQIDDPDVTELNRPVDVYRETMSNGVSYNTLDLGFFPQVDNTKVFEVPPGHYFMMGDNRHNSDDSRLGVGYVPEENLVGRANLIFFSISNGSSAWQIWRWPFDVRWARLFSFINTIHYFPLTK is encoded by the coding sequence ATGAGTCAAAAAGAAAAAGTACAAAAAAAGAAAGAGAAAGGTGGAGTCTTTGAATTGATTTCTGTTCTCATTCAGGCTTTATTTTTGGCTATTCTTATTCGCACGCTTTTTTTTCAACCCTTTACAATTCCTTCTGGTTCTATGCGTCCTACTTTACTTGTGGGGGACTATCTTTTTGTTTCCAAATATGCATATGGATATTCTCGTTTTTCCATTCCTTTTTCTCCTCCTATTTTTTCGGGACGTATTTGGGCATCTCAACCTGAACGAGGAGATGTTGTCGTATTTCGTTTGCCTAGCAATCCAGATGTTGATTATATTAAACGCGTTGTTGGATTACCCGGTGATTATGTTCAGGTTCGTCAAGGCGTTCTTTATATCAATGATAAAGCTGTTTCACGCCAATTAATGGGGCAGATTGATGATCCTGACGTAACAGAGCTCAACCGTCCTGTGGATGTTTATCGTGAGACAATGTCTAATGGTGTAAGTTACAATACACTTGATTTAGGTTTTTTTCCACAGGTTGATAACACAAAAGTTTTTGAGGTTCCTCCAGGGCATTATTTTATGATGGGTGATAACCGTCATAATTCAGATGATAGCCGTTTGGGTGTAGGTTACGTTCCAGAAGAAAATCTTGTTGGTCGAGCAAATTTAATTTTTTTCTCTATAAGTAATGGTTCAAGTGCATGGCAGATTTGGCGTTGGCCATTTGATGTGCGCTGGGCACGTTTGTTTTCTTTTATTAACACTATTCACTATTTTCCACTGACTAAGTAG
- the panB gene encoding 3-methyl-2-oxobutanoate hydroxymethyltransferase, whose translation MTSYKTINRITASEIRSKKGKEPIVSLMVYQAYSARIADPYCDFLLVSDSVAMIVHGFDTTLPVDVDMMILYGKAVMRGSQRALVVVDMPFGSYEESPQQAFRNASRIIAETGCGAVKLEGGVHMAETVRFLHRRGIPVICHIGLMPHTVRLEGFKVQGRDEKSWLQIEADALAVEEAGAFAVMVEAVVEPLAVKLTEKLSIPTIGVGASNQCDGQILVMEDMLGYNTWLGYGSWMPKFVRRYGSFEEVVDTAVKNYANDVKSRTFPADTEVYKH comes from the coding sequence ATGACTTCATATAAAACTATAAATCGTATTACTGCTTCTGAAATACGGTCCAAAAAAGGTAAAGAGCCAATCGTTTCTTTAATGGTTTACCAGGCTTATAGTGCTCGAATTGCTGATCCATATTGCGACTTTCTTTTAGTGAGCGACAGCGTTGCTATGATTGTACATGGGTTTGATACAACATTACCTGTTGATGTAGATATGATGATTTTGTACGGAAAAGCTGTTATGCGTGGTTCTCAAAGAGCGCTTGTGGTTGTTGATATGCCTTTTGGTTCTTATGAAGAAAGTCCACAGCAGGCTTTTAGAAATGCATCACGAATTATTGCAGAAACAGGGTGTGGTGCAGTCAAACTTGAAGGTGGTGTTCATATGGCTGAAACGGTTAGGTTTTTGCATAGACGCGGTATTCCGGTTATATGTCATATTGGTCTCATGCCACATACAGTTCGTTTAGAGGGTTTTAAGGTACAAGGGCGCGATGAGAAGAGTTGGCTCCAGATTGAAGCTGATGCATTGGCAGTTGAAGAAGCAGGGGCTTTTGCTGTTATGGTGGAGGCGGTAGTAGAACCATTAGCAGTAAAGCTTACAGAGAAGCTCTCTATTCCTACTATCGGTGTTGGTGCGTCCAATCAGTGTGATGGGCAGATTTTAGTGATGGAAGATATGTTGGGCTATAATACTTGGTTAGGCTATGGTAGTTGGATGCCTAAATTTGTGCGTCGGTATGGTTCTTTTGAGGAAGTGGTGGATACAGCAGTCAAGAATTATGCAAATGATGTTAAATCACGCACTTTTCCAGCTGATACAGAGGTTTATAAGCATTAA
- the rpoZ gene encoding DNA-directed RNA polymerase subunit omega has product MARVTVEDCIDKVDNRFELVLLAGHRARQISQGAQITVDRDNDKNPVVALREIADETLSPADLKEDLIHSLQKHVEVDEPETVNEFISHSSESESAFSTSQEEEKCSFDCISEEGLLAGIEGLVVPEKNDDY; this is encoded by the coding sequence ATGGCCCGCGTAACGGTTGAGGATTGTATTGATAAAGTTGATAATCGTTTTGAATTGGTGCTTTTAGCCGGGCATCGAGCGCGCCAGATTTCGCAAGGTGCACAGATTACAGTTGATCGTGATAATGATAAAAATCCAGTTGTAGCTCTACGTGAAATAGCAGATGAAACTTTATCACCTGCAGATTTAAAAGAAGATCTTATTCATTCATTGCAGAAACATGTGGAAGTGGATGAGCCGGAAACGGTTAATGAATTTATTTCTCACTCCAGCGAATCTGAAAGTGCTTTTAGTACATCACAGGAAGAGGAAAAATGTTCATTTGATTGTATATCGGAAGAGGGGCTTTTAGCAGGTATTGAAGGCTTAGTTGTACCTGAGAAAAACGACGATTATTAA
- a CDS encoding RelA/SpoT family protein — translation MLRQHELIERVRHYKPDVNEALLNKAYVYAMEKHGHQKRASGDLYFSHPLEVATILTDMHLDEATIAVALLHDTIEDTSATRTEIDQLFGSEIGKLVEGLTKLNKFDFVSKKAVQAENLRKLLIAISDDVRILLVKLADRLHNMRTLSVMRDDKRRWIAEETMDIYAPLAGRMGMQDMREELEDLSFFYLNPEGYRIITDRISELSKCNRDLLSTIENELTRLFSQHGIKVDVKSRRKKSYSIFRKMESKALSFEQLSDIFGFRVIVETVDDCYRALGIIHTTWPMVPGRFKDYISIPKQNEYRSIHTTIVGPSRQRVELQIRTNAMNTIAEYGVAAHSIYKDYGSNYSVSKLSRETNAYAWLRQTIQSLSDGDNPEEFLEHTKLELFQDQVFCFTPKGRLIAFPKGATAIDFAYAVHTDIGDSCVGVKINGRIMPLMTKLKNGDEVDIIRSQAQIPPVAWESFVVTGKARSAIRRATRAAVRKQYSGLGYTILERSFECMGKQFSKDMLKQVLPRLARKDVEDVLTAVGRGELPYADVVKAVYPDYQDHNVVHRSFLKSEEKGRFNIENSQSTAFKMLENEKEGTSEKKDQYKALPIRGISGDIPVRFSPEGAVPGDRIVGIMQPGAGIVIYPIQSSALMAYDDQPERWIDVCWDVDTQISERFPARINIWAVNSPGSLAKVTQVIFANDANIQNLSLVRMASDFTEIVLDLEVWDLKHLNRILSQLKETGSVSAVSRVHG, via the coding sequence ATGCTGCGTCAGCATGAGCTTATTGAGCGGGTGCGACATTACAAGCCTGATGTAAATGAGGCTTTATTGAATAAAGCCTACGTTTATGCAATGGAAAAGCATGGGCATCAAAAGCGTGCTTCAGGTGATCTTTATTTTTCTCATCCTTTAGAAGTTGCTACTATTTTAACGGATATGCATTTAGATGAAGCAACCATTGCTGTTGCTCTTTTACATGATACAATTGAAGATACAAGTGCTACACGAACAGAAATTGATCAGCTTTTTGGATCTGAAATTGGTAAGTTAGTTGAAGGGCTGACAAAGCTTAATAAGTTTGATTTTGTCTCGAAAAAGGCAGTGCAGGCAGAAAATCTTCGTAAGCTTCTTATTGCTATTTCTGATGATGTCCGTATTCTTTTAGTCAAACTTGCAGATCGCCTTCATAATATGCGCACTCTTAGTGTTATGCGTGATGATAAGCGTCGGTGGATTGCTGAGGAGACGATGGATATTTACGCACCGCTTGCTGGCCGTATGGGTATGCAGGATATGCGCGAAGAGTTAGAAGATCTTTCTTTTTTTTATTTAAATCCAGAAGGTTACCGTATTATTACTGACAGAATTTCTGAATTATCGAAGTGTAATCGGGATTTACTCTCTACAATCGAAAACGAATTGACAAGACTTTTTTCTCAGCATGGTATTAAAGTTGATGTTAAAAGCCGTCGGAAAAAATCTTATTCAATTTTTCGCAAAATGGAAAGCAAGGCATTATCTTTTGAGCAATTGTCTGATATTTTTGGATTTCGTGTGATTGTTGAAACAGTAGATGATTGTTACCGTGCTCTTGGTATTATCCATACTACATGGCCAATGGTACCTGGTCGTTTTAAAGATTATATTTCTATACCTAAGCAAAATGAATATCGTTCAATTCATACAACAATTGTAGGACCTTCAAGGCAACGTGTTGAATTGCAAATTAGAACCAATGCGATGAATACAATTGCTGAATATGGTGTGGCAGCACATTCCATTTATAAAGATTATGGTTCTAATTATTCAGTCTCGAAATTGTCGCGAGAAACTAATGCTTATGCGTGGTTACGTCAAACAATTCAATCTTTATCAGATGGAGATAATCCGGAAGAGTTTTTAGAGCATACAAAGCTTGAGCTTTTTCAAGATCAGGTTTTCTGCTTTACACCAAAAGGGCGGTTAATTGCCTTTCCAAAAGGTGCTACAGCTATTGATTTTGCTTATGCAGTTCATACCGATATTGGTGATTCTTGTGTGGGAGTGAAAATCAATGGTCGTATTATGCCTTTGATGACCAAATTAAAAAACGGTGATGAAGTTGATATTATACGTTCACAAGCTCAAATCCCACCGGTAGCGTGGGAATCTTTTGTTGTAACAGGAAAAGCACGTTCCGCGATTCGTCGGGCAACACGTGCAGCAGTACGTAAGCAATATTCAGGTTTAGGTTATACTATTCTTGAACGTTCGTTTGAATGTATGGGAAAACAATTTTCAAAAGATATGCTTAAACAAGTTCTGCCACGTTTGGCACGCAAGGATGTGGAAGATGTATTAACAGCTGTTGGGCGTGGTGAATTACCTTATGCTGATGTAGTTAAAGCAGTTTATCCAGATTATCAAGATCACAATGTTGTGCATAGGTCGTTTTTAAAATCTGAAGAAAAGGGTCGGTTTAATATTGAAAACTCTCAAAGCACAGCCTTTAAAATGCTTGAAAATGAAAAGGAAGGAACTTCAGAAAAGAAAGATCAATACAAAGCACTACCTATTCGAGGAATTAGTGGGGATATTCCAGTACGATTTTCTCCTGAAGGAGCTGTACCAGGGGATCGAATTGTTGGTATTATGCAACCGGGTGCGGGTATTGTTATTTATCCAATACAGTCTTCAGCTTTGATGGCTTATGATGATCAGCCAGAACGGTGGATTGATGTATGCTGGGATGTTGATACCCAAATAAGCGAACGTTTTCCTGCTCGGATAAATATTTGGGCTGTTAATAGTCCTGGCTCTTTGGCAAAAGTAACTCAGGTTATTTTTGCAAATGATGCTAATATTCAAAATTTATCTTTGGTCCGTATGGCTTCAGATTTCACGGAAATTGTACTTGATTTGGAAGTTTGGGATCTAAAACACTTGAATCGTATTCTTTCTCAGTTAAAAGAAACAGGCTCAGTTAGTGCGGTGAGTCGAGTGCACGGATAA
- the recO gene encoding DNA repair protein RecO — MRWKEQAIILGTRQHGETSVILEIMTRQHGRYMGMVKGGRSRSMAALLQPGNFVEVEWWARLDEHLGLFKLEALDLHASRLMLIPEALYTLQLMASHLRLLPERDPHPILYDMLHIFMQNFDEWFVIAELLIRFEMRLLKELGFGLDLSCCVVTGCQENLYYVSPKSGRAVCEEAGYLWRDKLLPLPQFLIQRTSRPIDFNDMKNGFILTNFFLTRHVWEPRRIQQPSVRVNLMNLFERRFCTKKSIY; from the coding sequence ATGAGATGGAAAGAGCAAGCTATCATTCTTGGCACACGCCAGCATGGTGAAACGAGCGTTATTCTTGAAATTATGACACGTCAGCATGGTCGTTATATGGGAATGGTAAAAGGAGGGCGTTCCCGTAGTATGGCAGCTCTTCTTCAGCCTGGAAATTTTGTTGAGGTTGAATGGTGGGCACGTTTGGATGAGCATTTGGGATTATTTAAGCTTGAAGCACTTGATTTACATGCTTCACGATTAATGCTCATACCAGAAGCACTGTATACTTTGCAGTTGATGGCTTCTCATTTACGACTTCTTCCTGAACGTGATCCTCACCCTATTTTATATGATATGTTGCATATTTTTATGCAAAATTTTGATGAATGGTTTGTTATCGCTGAATTACTTATACGTTTTGAAATGCGACTTCTTAAAGAACTTGGTTTTGGCCTTGATTTATCTTGTTGTGTTGTAACAGGTTGTCAGGAAAACCTTTATTATGTATCACCAAAATCAGGACGTGCTGTGTGTGAAGAAGCAGGGTACCTTTGGAGAGATAAGCTTTTACCTTTACCGCAGTTTCTTATACAAAGAACCAGTCGTCCTATTGATTTTAATGATATGAAAAATGGGTTTATTTTAACAAATTTTTTTTTAACACGCCATGTTTGGGAGCCAAGAAGGATACAACAACCATCGGTTCGCGTTAATTTAATGAACTTATTTGAACGGCGATTTTGTACGAAAAAGTCAATTTACTGA
- the panC gene encoding pantoate--beta-alanine ligase, with translation MQILKKISEVQQCIAKEKRLGLSIGFVPTMGALHSGHFALVQQAKVMCDRVLVSIFVNPKQFGPHDDFDTYPRDFAGDCALLKKAGVEYVFAPSTEEMWPLGNETVVKVEKLSYVLIGKLRPGHFCGVTSVVAKLFNIVQPDKAFFGEKDFQQLLIIRRMVKDLAFPVEIVGVPILRDADGVASSSRNQLLTLEDRKAAKIIPKSGEAVVRLYSQGERSVSKLYKIARDILQQEPRAIIESIDLRDMETLCMFRRKLNKPAVLLLCIRFGEVRLIDQYILR, from the coding sequence ATGCAAATTTTAAAAAAAATTTCTGAAGTACAACAATGTATAGCAAAGGAAAAACGTTTAGGATTATCGATTGGTTTTGTTCCAACTATGGGAGCATTGCATAGTGGTCATTTTGCTTTGGTGCAACAAGCAAAAGTAATGTGTGATCGAGTATTAGTTTCTATTTTTGTTAATCCGAAGCAATTTGGTCCTCATGATGATTTTGATACGTATCCAAGGGATTTTGCAGGTGATTGTGCTTTGTTGAAAAAAGCAGGTGTTGAATATGTTTTTGCACCTTCTACAGAAGAGATGTGGCCACTGGGAAATGAGACAGTTGTAAAGGTAGAAAAATTATCATATGTTTTAATAGGAAAATTACGTCCAGGACATTTTTGTGGTGTGACCAGTGTTGTTGCGAAGCTTTTTAATATTGTGCAGCCAGATAAGGCTTTTTTTGGGGAAAAAGATTTTCAGCAGCTTCTCATTATTCGTCGCATGGTTAAGGATTTAGCTTTTCCTGTTGAAATTGTTGGTGTACCTATTTTACGTGATGCAGATGGTGTAGCCAGCTCTTCACGCAATCAGCTTTTAACATTAGAAGATCGCAAAGCTGCAAAAATTATTCCTAAAAGCGGTGAAGCTGTTGTAAGGCTTTATAGCCAAGGCGAGCGATCAGTTAGTAAACTGTACAAAATTGCCCGTGATATTTTGCAACAAGAACCGCGTGCTATCATTGAGTCAATAGATTTAAGAGACATGGAAACTTTATGCATGTTTAGAAGAAAACTGAATAAACCTGCGGTTTTATTACTATGCATCCGCTTTGGTGAGGTTAGGCTTATTGATCAATATATTTTACGATAG
- a CDS encoding uracil-DNA glycosylase, giving the protein MNSQLTTFCPEPPQNCDLCPRLHDFISGWRIKEPQWHNAPVSPFFPSKGAATTRLLIVGLAPGLRGANRTGRPFTGDYAGLLLYSTLKKFGFAQGTFEERPDDSLELIDAAIVNSVRCVPPENKPTSTEINTCRYFFAPLLTNLPQLKAVITLGAIAHHSTIRALNAKVPEHPFGHGAINNIGRLRIFSSYHCSRYNTNTNRLTDAMFHQIFQTAKTYLDQC; this is encoded by the coding sequence ATGAATAGTCAATTAACGACATTTTGCCCAGAACCACCGCAAAATTGCGATTTATGCCCCCGTTTACACGACTTTATCTCCGGCTGGCGTATAAAAGAACCCCAGTGGCACAATGCGCCTGTGAGCCCATTCTTTCCCTCTAAAGGTGCTGCAACAACACGTCTTCTTATTGTCGGGCTTGCCCCTGGATTGCGTGGAGCAAATCGAACTGGGCGCCCTTTTACTGGTGATTATGCTGGCCTACTGCTTTACTCTACTTTAAAAAAATTCGGTTTTGCTCAAGGAACTTTTGAAGAAAGACCTGATGATAGTCTTGAATTAATTGATGCAGCAATTGTTAACTCAGTTCGTTGTGTACCCCCAGAAAATAAACCTACCAGCACAGAAATTAATACTTGCCGATATTTTTTCGCGCCTCTTTTAACAAATCTTCCTCAACTCAAAGCCGTTATTACCCTTGGCGCCATTGCTCATCATTCAACCATACGTGCTTTAAATGCAAAAGTCCCAGAACATCCTTTCGGTCACGGAGCAATAAACAATATTGGTAGATTACGCATCTTCTCAAGCTATCACTGTTCCCGCTATAATACTAATACTAACCGTTTGACAGATGCTATGTTTCATCAAATCTTTCAAACAGCGAAAACATATTTAGATCAATGCTGA
- a CDS encoding DUF2062 domain-containing protein, whose translation MFFHHRKLVDFGERIWLWFWSHRSFYYMRKRILRISETPHKIALGLAIGIFSACSPFFGLHIILALFFSWILRGNFTAAIIGTVFSNPLTFLPIVIIDYKIGYLFLSLFGNVGKISLSQIRTIFINLTFSKVWIIFGNTWVSIMLPTILGGILLGFIFGGLSYISVYKAIARFQQKRYQKMMQRMHLQQKNSSNVL comes from the coding sequence ATGTTTTTTCATCATCGAAAATTAGTAGATTTTGGAGAGCGTATTTGGCTCTGGTTTTGGTCACATCGCTCATTTTATTATATGCGTAAGCGTATTTTGCGCATATCGGAAACGCCACATAAAATAGCGTTAGGGTTAGCTATTGGAATTTTTTCAGCTTGTTCACCCTTTTTCGGATTGCATATTATTTTGGCACTGTTTTTTTCTTGGATTTTACGCGGTAATTTTACTGCAGCAATTATTGGAACTGTTTTTTCAAATCCATTAACATTTTTGCCTATTGTTATAATTGATTATAAGATAGGCTATCTATTTTTATCACTTTTTGGAAATGTGGGTAAAATTTCTCTTTCCCAAATTCGCACTATATTCATTAACTTGACGTTTTCGAAGGTATGGATAATTTTTGGGAATACATGGGTTTCTATTATGCTACCAACGATTTTGGGTGGCATTCTTTTAGGTTTTATCTTTGGAGGTTTGTCTTATATAAGTGTTTACAAAGCAATAGCTCGTTTTCAGCAAAAAAGGTATCAGAAGATGATGCAAAGAATGCATTTGCAGCAAAAAAATTCAAGTAATGTTTTATGA
- the panB gene encoding 3-methyl-2-oxobutanoate hydroxymethyltransferase, protein MDSHKTMKRISSSEIRSKKGQEPIIALTAYQAYSARVADPYCDFLLVGDSVGMVVHGFDTTLPVTVDMMILHGQAVVRSSQKALVVVDMPFGSYERSPQHAFENASRIIAETGCGAVKLEGGIYMAETIDFLCQRGIPVMGHVGLTPQAVNRFGSFKVQGRTENDRLKIEADAAAVEEAGAFAVVLEGVVELLAVKITKNLSVPTIGIGASNQCDGQILVMEDMLGYGAWVPKFVRRYGDFEKAMDTAIRNYADDVRSRSFPSDSEIYKLK, encoded by the coding sequence ATGGATTCACATAAAACTATGAAGCGTATTTCTTCTTCTGAAATACGGTCGAAAAAGGGGCAAGAACCAATTATTGCTCTAACAGCTTATCAGGCTTATAGTGCGCGGGTTGCTGATCCATATTGTGATTTTCTTTTGGTTGGTGATAGTGTTGGTATGGTTGTGCATGGTTTTGATACAACACTACCTGTTACTGTGGACATGATGATTTTACACGGACAAGCGGTCGTACGTAGTTCTCAAAAGGCGCTTGTAGTGGTTGATATGCCTTTTGGTTCTTATGAGAGAAGCCCCCAGCATGCTTTTGAAAATGCATCACGGATTATTGCAGAAACAGGGTGTGGTGCAGTCAAGCTTGAAGGTGGTATTTATATGGCGGAAACAATTGATTTTTTATGCCAGCGGGGAATCCCAGTTATGGGGCATGTTGGCCTTACACCACAAGCGGTGAATCGTTTCGGTAGTTTTAAGGTACAAGGGCGCACTGAAAATGATCGATTAAAGATTGAGGCTGATGCAGCAGCAGTTGAGGAAGCAGGTGCTTTTGCTGTTGTATTAGAGGGGGTAGTAGAACTATTAGCAGTGAAGATCACAAAAAATCTTTCTGTTCCTACTATTGGTATTGGTGCATCCAATCAGTGTGATGGGCAAATCTTAGTGATGGAAGATATGTTAGGTTACGGGGCTTGGGTACCTAAATTTGTACGTCGTTATGGTGATTTTGAGAAAGCAATGGATACGGCAATTAGAAATTATGCAGATGATGTTAGATCACGTTCTTTTCCGTCTGATTCAGAGATTTATAAGCTCAAATAA
- the rnc gene encoding ribonuclease III gives MKRHIIDQLEKLTGHRFKNEDRLKRALTHSSVQGLAEGNYERLEFLGDRVLGLLVAEMLYQFFPHASEGELSVRLNGLVNTQTCVDIALEMGLPDMIHVGFEMKNLENRRVANMYADVIEALIAVMYLDGELECVRPFIRKYWHDRARKMDAGRRDAKTELQEWAHTQDGAQPQYRVVKRYGPDHDPIFMVEVKIFGFAPEIGQGSSKRHAERIAAEKILRREGVWQSIEKSDHE, from the coding sequence ATGAAGCGTCACATCATTGATCAGCTTGAAAAGCTGACGGGACATCGCTTTAAGAATGAAGATAGATTAAAAAGAGCATTGACACATTCTAGTGTTCAAGGGTTAGCTGAAGGCAATTATGAACGGTTGGAATTTTTAGGTGATCGCGTTCTTGGGCTTTTGGTTGCAGAAATGTTGTATCAATTTTTTCCACATGCTAGTGAAGGTGAATTATCAGTACGTTTAAATGGCTTAGTGAATACACAAACGTGTGTTGATATCGCACTAGAAATGGGTTTGCCTGATATGATTCATGTTGGTTTTGAAATGAAAAACTTAGAGAATCGTCGGGTAGCTAATATGTATGCTGATGTCATTGAAGCGTTAATTGCTGTAATGTATCTTGATGGGGAGTTGGAGTGTGTACGACCTTTCATCCGAAAATATTGGCACGATCGTGCAAGGAAGATGGATGCTGGTAGGCGTGATGCCAAAACAGAGTTACAAGAATGGGCTCATACACAAGATGGTGCACAGCCGCAATATCGGGTTGTAAAGCGCTATGGACCAGATCATGATCCCATTTTTATGGTTGAAGTAAAAATTTTTGGTTTTGCACCTGAGATTGGACAAGGCAGCTCTAAACGACATGCTGAAAGAATAGCTGCTGAAAAAATTTTACGACGTGAAGGTGTATGGCAATCAATAGAGAAAAGTGATCATGAATGA
- the pyrE gene encoding orotate phosphoribosyltransferase: MNTQDVIDIFKQADAILEGHFILTSGRHSPTYMQKAKVFMHADLTEKLCCSLAQKIRNCVEGKIDYVVGPAIGGLIPSYETSRHLGVPSIWVERENGTFQLRRFEIEKRARVVIIEDIVTTGLSIRETIEALITAEASVVASACILDRSGGKVDVGVPLIALAEYEVASYAADALPPELASLPAIKPGSRNI, translated from the coding sequence ATGAATACACAAGATGTAATTGATATTTTTAAGCAGGCAGATGCAATTCTAGAAGGGCATTTTATTTTAACATCAGGTCGCCATAGTCCTACTTATATGCAAAAAGCAAAGGTATTTATGCATGCTGATCTAACCGAAAAATTATGCTGTAGTTTAGCCCAAAAAATTAGGAACTGCGTTGAAGGAAAAATTGATTATGTGGTTGGTCCTGCAATTGGTGGTCTTATTCCTTCTTATGAAACTTCACGTCATCTCGGTGTACCTTCTATTTGGGTAGAACGTGAAAATGGCACATTTCAATTGCGTCGTTTTGAAATCGAAAAAAGGGCAAGAGTTGTAATTATCGAAGATATTGTAACAACTGGTCTTTCTATTCGTGAGACAATTGAAGCTTTAATTACGGCAGAAGCTAGCGTTGTGGCAAGTGCATGTATCCTTGATCGTTCTGGTGGTAAAGTTGATGTTGGGGTTCCGTTAATTGCGCTTGCAGAATATGAAGTGGCATCTTATGCCGCTGATGCACTACCTCCTGAGCTTGCTTCCCTTCCTGCAATTAAGCCAGGAAGTCGCAATATCTAA
- the era gene encoding GTPase Era — MNDVIKTRCGFVTLIGVPNAGKSTLVNQLVGTKISIVTHKVQTTRTLVRGIVIYENTQIVLIDTPGVFRPHKRLEHAMVSTAWSGARGADILLILIDVQNGLSDEVDAMLNVLENVKQDKILVLNKIDTVARTSLLALTAKINERMKFLQTFMISALNGSGCKDLLHYLSTMMQEGPWYYSEDQVSDMPMRQLAAEITREKLFLRLHEEIPYSSTVETENWEERSDGSVKINQVIYVERDSQKKIVLGAGGDTIKAIGQAARKELMEIMEQKVHLFLFVKVRDNWSTNPERYQEMGLDFLK; from the coding sequence ATGAATGATGTTATCAAAACACGCTGTGGTTTTGTTACGCTCATTGGGGTGCCCAATGCCGGTAAGTCGACATTAGTTAATCAATTGGTTGGAACAAAAATTTCAATTGTAACCCATAAGGTGCAAACAACACGAACTTTGGTACGTGGTATTGTCATTTATGAGAATACTCAAATTGTTCTCATTGATACTCCAGGTGTTTTTCGTCCTCATAAGCGATTAGAGCACGCTATGGTTTCTACTGCTTGGAGCGGTGCTAGAGGTGCTGATATCCTGTTAATTTTAATTGATGTTCAAAATGGTCTTTCAGACGAAGTTGATGCAATGTTAAATGTTTTAGAAAATGTTAAACAAGATAAAATTCTTGTTCTTAACAAGATTGATACAGTTGCAAGAACATCTCTTTTAGCATTAACTGCTAAAATTAATGAACGAATGAAATTTTTGCAAACATTCATGATTTCAGCTTTGAATGGTTCGGGTTGTAAGGATTTACTTCATTATTTAAGTACAATGATGCAAGAAGGGCCATGGTACTATTCAGAAGATCAAGTTTCGGATATGCCTATGCGTCAACTTGCTGCTGAAATTACACGTGAAAAACTTTTTCTTCGTCTCCATGAAGAAATTCCTTATTCCTCTACAGTTGAAACAGAAAATTGGGAGGAACGTTCAGATGGATCAGTTAAAATTAATCAAGTTATCTATGTAGAGCGTGATAGTCAGAAAAAAATTGTTTTAGGAGCGGGAGGTGATACAATTAAGGCGATTGGTCAAGCAGCGCGTAAAGAATTAATGGAAATCATGGAACAAAAGGTTCACCTTTTTCTTTTTGTAAAAGTGCGTGATAATTGGAGTACTAATCCAGAACGCTACCAAGAAATGGGATTAGATTTTTTAAAATAA
- the acpS gene encoding holo-ACP synthase, whose protein sequence is MIIGLGSDIVDIRRIEKMLVRYGDYFIQRIFTDVEQAKSENVQKSSFSYAKRFAAKEACAKALGTGIACGVSWKDMEVVNLLSGKPTMQLTNCAQLQLQKLLPSHHNAIIHLSITDDFPWAQAVVIIEALPRG, encoded by the coding sequence ATGATTATAGGTCTTGGCAGTGATATAGTTGATATAAGGCGAATTGAGAAAATGTTGGTTCGTTATGGTGACTATTTTATCCAGCGCATTTTTACAGATGTAGAACAGGCCAAATCTGAAAATGTTCAAAAAAGTTCTTTTTCTTATGCTAAAAGATTTGCCGCTAAAGAGGCATGTGCTAAAGCTTTAGGGACAGGTATCGCCTGTGGTGTTAGCTGGAAAGACATGGAGGTAGTTAATTTACTGTCGGGAAAACCGACTATGCAATTAACAAATTGCGCACAGCTGCAATTACAAAAGTTATTACCTTCTCATCATAACGCTATCATTCATCTCAGTATAACAGATGATTTTCCTTGGGCGCAGGCAGTTGTTATTATAGAAGCACTTCCACGTGGATAG